One Streptomyces sp. R28 DNA window includes the following coding sequences:
- a CDS encoding IclR family transcriptional regulator, whose amino-acid sequence MALQHEPTTPYHSAQDALRVLETVARHNTGVTDAELARHTGITWERLTSLLLMLRREGYVEQITDGAYVTGDALTRLGSAQGHAQALRDNLQRILDRLRDSVGAAVYISRYVDGEVKIDQFAAGPTMPVVNEWVDFRFSAHATAIGKSLLGQLDHNGRRDHLSRHKMARLTSRTITSDKVLLSRLETQPPTVPHLDLQEYAVGTVCAAVPITAGSSVGCLALSLPLEHAHRLRQAADTLNRNAAPVLLSLAI is encoded by the coding sequence GTGGCGCTGCAGCACGAGCCGACGACGCCGTACCACTCGGCCCAGGACGCCCTGCGCGTCCTGGAGACCGTGGCACGGCACAACACCGGAGTCACCGACGCCGAGCTCGCCCGGCACACCGGCATCACCTGGGAGCGCCTGACCAGCCTCCTGCTGATGCTGCGCCGCGAGGGCTACGTCGAGCAGATCACCGACGGGGCGTACGTCACGGGCGACGCCCTGACCCGTCTCGGTTCCGCGCAGGGCCACGCGCAGGCCCTGCGCGACAACCTCCAGCGCATCCTCGACCGGCTGCGCGACTCGGTCGGCGCCGCCGTCTACATCAGCCGGTACGTCGACGGAGAGGTCAAGATCGACCAGTTCGCCGCCGGCCCGACCATGCCCGTGGTCAACGAGTGGGTCGACTTCCGCTTCTCCGCCCACGCCACCGCGATCGGCAAGAGCCTGCTCGGGCAGCTCGACCACAACGGCCGGCGCGACCACCTCTCGCGCCACAAGATGGCCCGCCTCACCTCGCGCACGATCACCAGCGACAAGGTCCTGCTCTCCCGGCTGGAGACCCAGCCGCCGACCGTCCCCCACCTCGACCTCCAGGAGTACGCGGTGGGCACGGTGTGCGCGGCGGTCCCGATCACGGCCGGATCGTCGGTGGGCTGCCTGGCCCTGTCACTCCCGTTGGAGCACGCCCACCGGCTGCGCCAGGCGGCGGACACCCTGAACCGGAACGCGGCGCCGGTGCTGCTGTCGCTGGCGATCTAG
- a CDS encoding AMP-binding protein, translated as MESNRRTVAELVAGRWGDHRPGLWCEGQALTHHQVAAGAAARAALLTDLVPPRSHIGVLLDNTPEYPLWLSAAALARTAVAGINPTRRGPELARDILHTECRLLVTERAHLPLLDGLDLPGVRLLLTDGEGYDALLAPYADVRPDASRATPHDRLLLYFTSGSTGAPKAAICTQGRLAAAGRSLAGQFGVRPDDVHYICMPMFHGNAVIADWAPALAAGAGAALRRRFSASGFLDDVRAYGATYFTYVGRAIQYLLATEPSPDDRDHPLRLGFGTEAGAVDAAAFERRFGVRLMEGYGSSEGGAAVQWSPGTPAGAVGRAAPGLVVLDPETCAECPPAVFDAGGRLVNGDEAIGELVNRGPNPFEGYWRNPEAEAERRREGWYWTGDLFCRDADGYLYFAGRGDDRLRVDGENLSAAMIENILARYEGAGAVAVYAVPDPVTGDQVMATVAGEFDPVGFAGFLLAQPDLGTKMAPRFVRVVEQMPVTATNKIQRAGLRREGLRCADPVWWRPAGERAYRRLTEADVLAYVEGPPAPTRGPSVVRRQGLEPRTR; from the coding sequence ATGGAGTCCAACAGGCGTACGGTCGCGGAACTCGTCGCCGGCCGGTGGGGCGACCACCGGCCGGGGCTGTGGTGCGAAGGGCAGGCGCTCACCCACCACCAGGTGGCGGCGGGTGCCGCGGCCCGGGCGGCACTGCTGACCGACCTGGTGCCGCCCCGCTCGCACATCGGGGTGCTGCTCGACAACACCCCTGAATACCCCCTGTGGTTGAGCGCGGCGGCCCTCGCCCGCACCGCCGTCGCCGGCATCAATCCCACCCGCCGCGGCCCCGAACTCGCCCGCGACATCCTGCACACCGAGTGCCGGCTCCTGGTCACCGAGCGGGCCCACCTGCCGCTGCTCGACGGCCTCGACCTACCCGGTGTGCGACTGCTGCTGACCGACGGGGAAGGGTACGACGCCCTGCTCGCGCCGTACGCCGACGTCCGGCCCGACGCCTCCCGTGCCACCCCGCACGACCGGCTCCTGCTCTACTTCACCTCCGGCTCGACCGGCGCCCCCAAGGCCGCGATCTGCACCCAGGGGCGGCTGGCGGCCGCCGGGCGTTCGCTGGCCGGGCAGTTCGGCGTCCGCCCCGACGACGTGCACTACATCTGCATGCCGATGTTCCACGGCAACGCGGTGATCGCCGACTGGGCGCCCGCCCTCGCGGCCGGCGCGGGCGCCGCGCTGCGGCGGCGGTTCTCGGCGTCCGGGTTCCTGGACGACGTACGGGCGTACGGGGCGACGTACTTCACCTACGTGGGCCGGGCGATCCAGTACCTCCTCGCCACCGAGCCGAGCCCCGACGACCGGGACCATCCGCTGCGGCTCGGCTTCGGGACGGAGGCGGGCGCCGTGGACGCAGCCGCCTTCGAGCGCCGGTTCGGGGTGCGGCTCATGGAGGGTTACGGGTCGTCCGAGGGCGGGGCCGCCGTGCAGTGGTCGCCGGGTACGCCGGCTGGGGCTGTGGGGCGGGCGGCGCCCGGGCTCGTCGTACTCGATCCGGAGACCTGTGCGGAGTGCCCGCCCGCTGTCTTCGACGCGGGCGGGCGGCTGGTCAACGGGGACGAGGCCATCGGGGAGCTGGTCAACCGGGGGCCGAACCCCTTCGAGGGGTACTGGCGCAATCCCGAGGCGGAGGCGGAGCGGCGGCGGGAGGGCTGGTACTGGACCGGGGACCTGTTCTGCCGGGACGCCGACGGCTATCTGTACTTCGCGGGGCGCGGTGACGACCGGCTCCGGGTGGACGGGGAGAACCTGTCCGCCGCGATGATCGAGAACATCCTCGCCCGGTACGAGGGTGCCGGGGCCGTCGCCGTGTACGCGGTGCCGGATCCGGTGACCGGGGACCAGGTCATGGCGACCGTCGCGGGGGAGTTCGATCCGGTCGGCTTCGCCGGGTTCCTGCTGGCCCAGCCGGACCTGGGGACGAAGATGGCGCCACGGTTCGTGCGGGTCGTGGAGCAGATGCCGGTGACCGCCACGAACAAGATCCAGCGGGCGGGGCTCAGGCGGGAGGGGCTGCGGTGTGCCGATCCGGTGTGGTGGCGGCCGGCCGGGGAGCGGGCGTACCGGCGGCTGACCGAGGCGGACGTCCTGGCATACGTCGAAGGGCCTCCCGCTCCCACGAGAGGCCCTTCGGTGGTGCGCCGCCAGGGACTCGAACCCCGGACCCGCTGA
- a CDS encoding DUF3592 domain-containing protein — translation MDLFFYALPSLMLALVLFGAYRVVRRSLQIRSAWNSGLTAEARCLRMFTTTHGGGRDTSVHTRLHHVYEFTARDGRVVRFEEEDGPATTVEGDFVTVHYAEGHEVVATAKAPGRAKLAASTVAILAFLGVVAVFCVGFIATYNQMSDGSGFGEGTDDTIDTVVVDGVTMTP, via the coding sequence ATGGACCTCTTCTTCTACGCCTTGCCCAGCCTCATGCTGGCCCTCGTCCTCTTCGGCGCGTACCGCGTGGTGCGCCGCTCGCTGCAGATCCGCAGCGCCTGGAACAGCGGACTGACGGCCGAGGCGCGCTGTCTGCGGATGTTCACGACGACCCATGGCGGTGGCCGTGACACGTCCGTGCACACCAGGCTGCACCACGTCTACGAGTTCACCGCACGCGACGGCCGCGTCGTCCGCTTCGAGGAGGAGGACGGCCCGGCGACGACGGTCGAGGGCGACTTCGTCACCGTCCACTACGCCGAGGGTCACGAGGTGGTCGCCACGGCCAAGGCCCCGGGTCGCGCCAAGCTGGCGGCGTCCACCGTCGCCATCCTGGCGTTCCTCGGGGTGGTCGCGGTGTTCTGCGTCGGCTTCATCGCCACGTACAACCAGATGTCCGATGGTTCCGGCTTCGGCGAGGGCACCGACGACACCATCGACACCGTCGTCGTCGACGGCGTCACGATGACCCCGTAA
- a CDS encoding lytic polysaccharide monooxygenase, translating to MRRKTKWYAAALGLTTAGALVLSTGGASSHGYTDLPISRQKLCQNGTVTNCGSIQWEPQSVEGPKGFPGSGPADGQICNAGLGQFSQLSAPRTPSGGAWPATRVTGGQSYTFRWQFTAMHATTDFKYYVTRPGWNQNHNLARSDLNLTPFLTVPYGGQRPPSTLSHSGTLPSGLSGRHVILAVWTIADTGNAFYACSDVTF from the coding sequence ATGCGCAGAAAGACCAAGTGGTACGCCGCAGCACTCGGACTCACCACGGCCGGGGCCCTCGTGCTCTCCACCGGAGGCGCCAGCAGCCACGGCTACACCGACCTCCCCATCAGCCGGCAGAAGCTCTGTCAGAACGGCACCGTGACCAACTGCGGCTCGATCCAGTGGGAGCCACAGAGTGTCGAGGGCCCGAAGGGCTTCCCGGGCTCAGGACCGGCCGACGGTCAGATATGCAACGCCGGTCTGGGCCAGTTCAGTCAGCTCAGCGCGCCACGGACACCGTCCGGCGGTGCCTGGCCCGCCACCAGGGTGACGGGCGGTCAGAGCTACACGTTCCGCTGGCAGTTCACGGCCATGCACGCCACGACCGACTTCAAGTACTACGTCACCAGGCCGGGCTGGAACCAGAACCACAACCTGGCCCGCTCCGACCTCAACCTCACGCCGTTCCTGACCGTCCCGTACGGCGGCCAGCGACCCCCGTCCACGCTCTCCCACAGCGGCACCCTGCCGTCCGGGCTGAGCGGCCGTCACGTCATCCTCGCGGTGTGGACGATCGCCGACACGGGCAACGCGTTCTACGCGTGCTCGGACGTCACGTTCTGA
- a CDS encoding SPFH domain-containing protein has protein sequence MTTTTSPTPEPEGLAGPAEGPARPTRLIQNEGTTEIPVHLLFRDGPDPVSVPLRPTVVARRQGTGEQPRLRRPAQSKPNPAPEVDPELVERPARVLPGAAGVLAGACGAAGCLATSWWAGVLPPLVVEALRLPASAAGLGPVQWAAYTGAGALGLVGLGGLARGRTGRAWVLGLFGGYRGTVRRTGLLWVNPLLLRRRVDVRLRHWRSEPMPAADGNGVALRVVVLVVWRVRDTARATLGVEDHETYLRECVEAALARVPVEMPGASRGSVEMAGDALTRLVVRDAGAVGLEVFSVRPVRMEYAPEVAAAMHRRRIAALDAQHRATMLTSVVDSVEDTVTRLTMRGLVELDDYERKALVKDLTVAFCAGRGEQGP, from the coding sequence TTGACCACGACCACTTCACCCACGCCCGAGCCCGAGGGGCTCGCGGGTCCGGCCGAGGGGCCTGCCCGGCCCACCCGGCTGATCCAGAACGAGGGGACCACCGAGATCCCCGTCCATCTGCTGTTCCGTGACGGCCCCGACCCGGTGTCCGTGCCGCTCAGGCCGACGGTCGTGGCGCGTCGGCAGGGCACGGGGGAGCAACCGCGCCTGCGCCGCCCGGCGCAGTCGAAGCCGAATCCCGCGCCGGAGGTCGACCCCGAGCTGGTGGAACGGCCGGCGCGGGTGCTGCCCGGGGCGGCAGGGGTGTTGGCCGGGGCGTGCGGGGCGGCCGGATGCCTGGCCACCTCGTGGTGGGCCGGAGTACTGCCGCCGCTGGTGGTGGAGGCGTTGCGGTTGCCGGCGTCCGCGGCGGGACTGGGGCCCGTGCAGTGGGCGGCGTACACGGGCGCCGGGGCCCTCGGGCTCGTCGGCCTCGGCGGGCTGGCGCGGGGGCGGACCGGGCGGGCCTGGGTGCTCGGGCTGTTCGGCGGCTACCGGGGGACGGTCCGGCGTACCGGTCTGCTGTGGGTCAACCCGCTGCTGCTGCGCCGCCGGGTCGACGTACGGCTGCGGCACTGGCGCAGCGAGCCGATGCCGGCGGCCGACGGCAACGGGGTCGCGCTGCGGGTCGTCGTGCTGGTGGTGTGGCGGGTACGGGACACCGCGCGGGCGACGCTCGGGGTGGAGGACCACGAGACGTATCTGCGCGAGTGTGTCGAGGCGGCGCTGGCCCGGGTGCCGGTGGAGATGCCGGGTGCCTCGCGGGGGTCCGTCGAGATGGCCGGGGACGCGCTGACCCGGTTGGTGGTGCGGGACGCGGGGGCGGTCGGGCTCGAGGTGTTCTCGGTACGGCCGGTGCGGATGGAGTACGCCCCCGAGGTCGCCGCCGCCATGCACCGCAGACGGATCGCCGCGCTGGACGCGCAGCACCGGGCGACCATGCTCACCTCGGTCGTCGACTCGGTGGAGGACACGGTGACCCGGCTGACCATGCGGGGCCTGGTCGAGCTCGACGACTACGAACGCAAGGCGCTGGTCAAGGACTTGACGGTGGCGTTCTGTGCGGGGCGGGGCGAACAAGGCCCGTGA
- a CDS encoding peptidoglycan-binding protein — protein sequence MGTRAPVFEEFDPASDCDCPGCVHWRRVLPHSTTGRHPAAHRALILAAAASTTLAVGHTAPALAAPHAPDRPSVPAGDEPETPQGGKAPLHGPGGRPVKPGGVVETPATTRAEIIRRAKKWVAARVPYSMYKYWSDGYRQDCSGFVSMAWKLPGNEWTGSLDQYGVRISKEDLQPGDILLFHNPADPEKGSHVVIFGGWTDYTHSYYVAYEATRPHVRRQATPYAYWSHSDRYLAYRYKGLAGGATGGKPETGQPETGQSDTGQPDTAKPEDPERGAPYPGQAYFGPGANNKYVTELGRMLVERGAGRYYTVGPGPRWSDMDRRAVRAFQLAQGWRGRDADGFPGPRTWALLVTGKGRNIQATWLGGHGAPASDASPASAASSTSPASPASHGVPGYPGRAMFRPGVSNKYVAQLGKQLVKKGFGKHYKTGPGMRWGEADRRGVEAFQRAQGWRGGAADGYPGPETWRRLFS from the coding sequence ATGGGGACTCGGGCTCCGGTATTCGAGGAATTCGATCCGGCGAGTGACTGCGACTGCCCCGGATGCGTTCACTGGCGACGCGTTCTGCCGCATTCCACGACCGGCCGTCACCCGGCCGCCCACCGGGCGCTGATCCTCGCCGCAGCCGCCTCCACGACCCTCGCCGTCGGTCACACGGCCCCGGCCCTCGCCGCCCCCCACGCCCCCGATCGACCGAGCGTTCCCGCAGGTGACGAGCCCGAGACGCCCCAGGGTGGCAAGGCTCCGCTGCACGGCCCGGGCGGGCGGCCGGTCAAGCCGGGCGGCGTGGTCGAGACGCCCGCCACCACCCGTGCGGAGATCATCAGGAGGGCCAAGAAATGGGTCGCCGCGAGGGTGCCGTACAGCATGTACAAGTACTGGTCGGACGGATACCGGCAGGACTGTTCCGGCTTCGTCTCGATGGCCTGGAAGCTGCCCGGGAACGAATGGACCGGCAGCCTCGACCAGTACGGCGTACGAATCTCGAAGGAGGATCTCCAGCCCGGTGACATTCTGCTGTTCCACAATCCGGCGGACCCCGAGAAAGGCTCGCACGTCGTCATTTTCGGCGGCTGGACGGACTACACGCACAGCTACTACGTCGCCTACGAGGCGACCCGCCCGCATGTCCGCCGACAGGCCACCCCGTACGCCTACTGGAGCCACTCCGACCGCTATCTGGCCTATCGGTACAAGGGACTCGCGGGCGGCGCGACGGGTGGGAAACCGGAAACCGGGCAACCGGAAACCGGGCAGTCGGACACCGGGCAACCGGACACCGCCAAGCCGGAGGACCCCGAGCGCGGGGCGCCCTACCCGGGGCAGGCCTATTTCGGTCCCGGGGCCAACAACAAGTACGTCACCGAGCTGGGCCGCATGCTCGTCGAGCGCGGCGCCGGCCGGTACTACACGGTGGGGCCGGGGCCGCGTTGGTCGGACATGGACCGCCGGGCCGTGCGGGCCTTCCAGCTGGCGCAGGGCTGGCGGGGCCGGGACGCGGACGGGTTTCCGGGGCCGCGGACGTGGGCGCTGCTGGTGACGGGCAAGGGCAGGAACATCCAGGCCACGTGGCTGGGCGGGCACGGTGCCCCCGCGTCGGACGCGTCGCCGGCGTCGGCGGCGTCGTCCACGTCACCCGCGTCACCCGCCTCGCACGGAGTGCCGGGCTATCCGGGGCGGGCGATGTTCCGGCCCGGCGTCAGCAACAAGTATGTCGCCCAGCTCGGCAAACAGCTGGTGAAGAAGGGGTTCGGCAAGCACTACAAGACCGGGCCGGGGATGCGCTGGGGCGAGGCGGACCGGCGCGGCGTCGAGGCGTTCCAGCGTGCCCAGGGCTGGCGGGGCGGCGCGGCGGACGGCTATCCGGGGCCGGAGACCTGGCGGCGGCTCTTCTCGTAA
- a CDS encoding FadR/GntR family transcriptional regulator, which yields MAARDLHERIKKLIIDRRLPSGAPLPTEPELMAHLGASRNSVREALKGLQAMGIVEIRHGFGTYVGTMSLAPMIEGLAFRTVAGHYRGEDTLLQLVQLREAVETGLVSRLAGRIPDADLVELDALVDRMEEQAAHGGDGIAETDRAFHATLYRGLDNALLGEVMEAFWDAFHRVHTDLGGAPQDPLVTCRQHREIVDAVRSGDAIRAEEAIREHFGNIRARVSTTGTQDPHGCHNERV from the coding sequence ATGGCAGCGCGCGACCTTCACGAGCGGATCAAGAAGCTCATCATCGACCGCCGGCTCCCCTCCGGGGCCCCGCTGCCGACGGAGCCCGAGCTGATGGCGCATCTCGGCGCCAGCCGGAACTCCGTGCGCGAGGCGCTCAAGGGCCTGCAGGCGATGGGCATCGTCGAGATCCGGCACGGGTTCGGGACGTACGTCGGCACGATGTCCCTGGCGCCGATGATCGAGGGCCTCGCCTTCCGCACGGTCGCCGGGCACTACCGGGGCGAGGACACCCTGCTCCAGCTGGTGCAGCTGCGGGAGGCCGTGGAGACGGGGCTGGTGTCCCGGCTCGCGGGACGGATCCCGGACGCCGACCTCGTTGAACTGGACGCGCTCGTCGACCGTATGGAAGAGCAGGCGGCACACGGCGGCGACGGCATCGCCGAGACCGACCGGGCGTTTCACGCCACTCTCTACCGAGGGCTGGACAACGCGCTGCTGGGCGAGGTCATGGAGGCGTTCTGGGACGCGTTCCACCGCGTCCACACCGATCTCGGAGGCGCCCCGCAGGATCCGCTGGTCACCTGCCGACAGCACCGGGAGATCGTGGACGCGGTGCGGTCGGGCGATGCGATACGGGCGGAGGAAGCCATACGAGAGCACTTCGGCAACATCCGGGCCCGCGTGTCCACAACGGGTACACAAGACCCCCACGGCTGCCACAATGAGCGCGTATGA
- a CDS encoding glycosyltransferase family 2 protein — protein sequence MTSTPTGARQNFDPSQTTQLRVPSQTRTGAFRRIKKTLPKYDYEHYSRLAGPLTQPDPNKPYRVQYRSLISQEPHRIRVALMLAAAPLLSLVLLFWLLQPEHWTERDYPAFDFLPALDIVMLVSIGLIEFFRCMNVLSNAHATLVARDPIPVVPETGTRVAFLTSFVPGKEPLEMVTKTLEAAVKLRHRGLMHVWLLDEGDDPEVKEVCARLGVRHFSRKGVAKWNQAKGPHRAKTKHGNYNAWLDAHGDDYDFFASVDTDHVPLPNYLERMLGFFRDPNIGFVIGPQVYGNYDNFVTKAAESQQFLFHALIQRAGNRYGAPMFVGTSNAVRIKALKQIGGLYDSITEDMATGFEIHRHKNPATGKKWRSVYTPDVLAVGEGPSAWTDFFTQQMRWSRGTYETILKQYWKGWYSLPPSKLFNYTMMIIFYPMSALNWILAALSCALFLGLGASGVNIDPTIWLMLYGNASALQIGLYVWNRRHNVSPHEPEGSGGVAGMVMSALSAPLYAKALIDSALRRKSKFVVTPKGDSASPDRWFGTFRYHWYFIVIFGASITAGFVYGHSHPAMITWAIFAMLVTATPIFAWRYMLRQEKKRPVATVPAQPAPAQAVSYQPQPQPQPLPAQHTPHAGHTPHAPQQKPSWAASSGSGTDQTMQIALGGLGGRKE from the coding sequence ATGACGTCGACGCCGACGGGCGCCCGGCAGAACTTCGACCCGTCTCAGACAACTCAACTCAGAGTGCCTTCGCAGACACGGACCGGCGCGTTCCGCCGGATCAAGAAGACGCTGCCGAAGTACGACTACGAGCACTACAGCCGGCTGGCCGGCCCCCTCACACAGCCCGACCCGAACAAGCCGTACCGGGTCCAGTACCGCTCGCTGATATCGCAGGAGCCGCACCGGATCAGGGTCGCCCTGATGCTGGCGGCCGCTCCGCTGCTGTCGCTGGTCCTGCTGTTCTGGCTGCTGCAGCCCGAGCACTGGACCGAACGCGACTATCCCGCCTTCGACTTCCTGCCGGCGCTCGACATCGTGATGCTCGTCTCGATCGGTCTGATCGAGTTCTTCCGCTGCATGAACGTGCTGTCGAACGCGCACGCCACGCTGGTCGCCCGCGACCCGATCCCGGTGGTGCCGGAGACCGGCACGAGAGTGGCCTTCCTCACCTCCTTCGTGCCCGGCAAGGAGCCGCTGGAGATGGTGACGAAGACCCTGGAGGCGGCCGTCAAGCTGCGCCACCGGGGTCTGATGCACGTCTGGCTGCTGGACGAGGGCGACGACCCGGAGGTCAAGGAGGTGTGCGCGCGGCTCGGTGTGCGCCACTTCTCCCGCAAGGGCGTCGCCAAGTGGAACCAGGCCAAGGGCCCGCACCGCGCCAAGACCAAGCACGGCAACTACAACGCCTGGCTCGACGCGCACGGCGACGACTACGACTTCTTCGCCTCGGTCGACACCGACCACGTGCCGCTGCCCAACTACCTGGAGCGGATGCTCGGCTTCTTCCGGGACCCGAACATCGGCTTCGTCATCGGCCCGCAGGTCTACGGCAACTACGACAACTTCGTCACCAAGGCCGCCGAATCGCAGCAGTTCCTCTTCCACGCCCTCATCCAGCGCGCCGGCAACCGCTACGGCGCCCCGATGTTCGTGGGTACGTCGAACGCCGTACGCATCAAGGCGCTCAAGCAGATCGGCGGCCTGTACGACTCGATCACCGAGGACATGGCGACCGGCTTCGAGATCCACCGCCACAAGAACCCGGCGACGGGCAAGAAGTGGCGCTCGGTGTACACGCCGGACGTGCTCGCCGTCGGTGAGGGCCCGAGCGCCTGGACGGACTTCTTCACCCAGCAGATGCGCTGGTCGCGAGGGACGTACGAGACGATCCTCAAGCAGTACTGGAAGGGCTGGTACTCGCTGCCGCCGAGCAAGCTCTTCAACTACACGATGATGATCATCTTCTACCCGATGTCGGCCCTGAACTGGATCCTGGCGGCGCTGAGCTGTGCGCTGTTCCTGGGCCTGGGCGCCTCGGGTGTGAACATCGACCCGACGATCTGGCTGATGCTCTACGGCAACGCCTCCGCGCTCCAGATCGGCCTCTACGTCTGGAACCGCCGCCACAACGTCTCACCGCACGAGCCGGAGGGCTCCGGCGGTGTGGCCGGCATGGTGATGTCCGCGCTGTCGGCGCCGCTGTACGCCAAGGCGCTGATCGACTCCGCGCTGCGCCGCAAGAGCAAGTTCGTGGTCACGCCCAAGGGCGACTCGGCCAGCCCCGACCGGTGGTTCGGGACGTTCCGGTACCACTGGTACTTCATCGTGATCTTCGGCGCCTCGATCACCGCCGGTTTCGTCTACGGGCACTCGCACCCCGCGATGATCACCTGGGCGATCTTCGCCATGCTGGTCACCGCGACGCCGATCTTCGCCTGGCGGTACATGCTGCGGCAGGAGAAGAAGAGGCCCGTGGCGACCGTTCCGGCCCAGCCGGCGCCGGCTCAGGCCGTGTCGTACCAGCCACAGCCACAGCCACAACCGCTGCCCGCGCAGCACACGCCGCACGCCGGGCACACCCCGCATGCGCCGCAGCAGAAACCGAGTTGGGCCGCGTCTTCCGGCAGCGGCACCGACCAGACCATGCAGATCGCCCTTGGTGGACTTGGGGGACGTAAGGAATGA
- a CDS encoding galactose oxidase-like domain-containing protein: MNDRAGRRRARRLAIGTAVVLALAGMNGPWLYRVGTEKYHQYQINKPEYKADNGKWEVVDFPEEYRQNTIHAALLHTGKVLLIAGSGNNQDNFDAKKYDTRIWDPVKGTIKKVPTPNDLFCTGHTQLSNGNLLIAGGTKRYEKLKGDVTKAGGLMIVHNENPDRPITLPAGTKFTGKENGKTFVSKDPVLVPRAKKVFDEATGKFLRNDPGLGRIYVEAQKKGSEYQTGTQDNYRIQGLTGTDARNTYGIAQKIALDKKDFQGIRDAYEFDPVAEKYIKVDPMHEARWYPTLTTLGNGKVLSVSGLDDIGQLVPGKNEVYDPKTKKWTYLQKVRQFPTYPALFPLENGKVFYSGSNAGYGPDDVGREPGIWDVDTNKFSKLPGLSDAKLLETSGTVLLPPAQDEKYMVIGGGGVGESKDSSNKTRIIDLQADDPKFVDGPTLEKGTRYPQASVLPDDTVLVSGGSEDYRGRGDSNILQARIYHPDTNTLDQVADPLVGRNYHSGSILLPDGRVMFFGSDSLYADAANTKPGKFEQRVEIYTPPYLYRDAQPSLSGGPQTIKRGGTGTFTSRHASSIENVRLIRPSASTHVTDVDQRSVALDFKKSGDKITVSVPTNRNLVPSGWYMLFVTDDQGTPSKAQWVRVP, encoded by the coding sequence ATGAACGACCGTGCAGGCCGCCGCCGCGCCCGTCGACTCGCGATAGGTACGGCGGTGGTACTCGCGCTGGCCGGAATGAACGGGCCGTGGCTGTACCGCGTCGGCACCGAGAAATACCACCAGTACCAGATCAACAAACCCGAGTACAAAGCCGACAACGGCAAGTGGGAGGTCGTCGACTTCCCGGAGGAGTACCGCCAGAACACCATCCACGCGGCGCTCCTGCACACCGGCAAGGTGCTGCTGATCGCGGGCTCGGGCAACAACCAGGACAACTTCGACGCGAAGAAGTACGACACCCGGATCTGGGACCCGGTCAAGGGCACGATCAAGAAGGTGCCGACGCCGAACGACCTGTTCTGCACCGGCCACACCCAGCTGTCCAACGGCAACCTGCTGATCGCGGGCGGTACGAAGCGGTACGAGAAGCTGAAGGGTGACGTCACCAAGGCCGGCGGCCTGATGATCGTCCACAACGAGAACCCGGACCGGCCGATCACGCTGCCCGCGGGCACCAAGTTCACCGGCAAGGAGAACGGCAAGACCTTCGTCTCCAAGGACCCGGTGCTGGTGCCGCGTGCGAAGAAGGTCTTCGACGAGGCGACCGGCAAGTTCCTGCGCAACGACCCCGGTCTCGGCCGGATCTACGTCGAGGCGCAGAAGAAGGGTTCCGAGTACCAGACCGGCACCCAGGACAACTACCGGATCCAGGGCCTGACCGGCACCGACGCGCGCAACACGTACGGCATCGCGCAGAAGATCGCCCTCGACAAGAAGGACTTCCAGGGCATCCGGGACGCCTACGAGTTCGACCCGGTCGCCGAGAAGTACATCAAGGTCGACCCGATGCACGAGGCCCGCTGGTACCCGACGCTCACCACCCTGGGCAATGGCAAGGTCCTCAGCGTCTCCGGCCTCGACGACATCGGCCAGCTGGTGCCGGGCAAGAACGAGGTGTACGACCCGAAGACCAAGAAGTGGACGTACCTGCAGAAGGTCCGGCAGTTCCCGACGTACCCGGCGCTGTTCCCGCTGGAGAACGGCAAGGTCTTCTACTCGGGTTCGAACGCGGGCTACGGTCCTGACGACGTGGGCCGCGAGCCCGGCATCTGGGACGTCGACACCAACAAGTTCAGCAAGCTGCCCGGGCTGAGCGACGCCAAGCTGCTGGAGACCTCGGGCACGGTGCTGCTGCCGCCCGCGCAGGACGAGAAGTACATGGTGATCGGCGGCGGGGGCGTCGGCGAGTCCAAGGACTCCAGCAACAAGACGCGGATCATCGATCTCCAGGCGGACGACCCGAAGTTCGTGGACGGGCCGACGCTGGAGAAGGGCACGCGGTATCCGCAGGCCTCGGTGCTGCCGGACGACACCGTGCTGGTGTCGGGTGGTTCCGAGGACTACCGGGGCCGTGGCGACTCCAACATCCTCCAGGCGCGGATCTACCACCCGGACACGAACACCCTCGACCAGGTCGCCGACCCGCTGGTGGGCCGGAACTACCACTCGGGGTCGATCCTGCTGCCCGACGGCCGCGTGATGTTCTTCGGCTCGGACTCGCTGTACGCCGACGCGGCGAACACCAAGCCGGGCAAGTTCGAGCAGCGGGTCGAGATCTACACGCCGCCGTATCTGTACCGGGACGCGCAGCCGTCGCTGTCGGGCGGCCCGCAGACCATCAAGCGCGGTGGGACGGGTACGTTCACCTCGCGGCACGCCTCGTCCATCGAGAACGTGCGGCTGATCCGGCCGAGCGCGTCGACGCACGTCACGGATGTCGATCAGCGGTCGGTCGCGCTGGACTTCAAGAAGTCCGGAGACAAGATCACGGTGAGCGTTCCGACGAACCGGAACCTGGTTCCGTCGGGCTGGTACATGCTGTTCGTGACGGACGACCAGGGGACGCCGAGCAAGGCGCAGTGGGTGAGAGTCCCTTAG